In Plasmodium vinckei vinckei genome assembly, chromosome: PVVCY_13, a single genomic region encodes these proteins:
- a CDS encoding exoribonuclease, putative: MKKKRKFSKHGHNGNKNTGDSKNVKRKIDEEEMNGKEGDSTKLQVSFYGNRNILLKDIQNFIINLRINKHILKNNIFQIKNNENITNLIIMVIPNLSCTYIRDITTDNVFSKLQKNNNFRKIQSEENCVKSTYSNLITKMLSIPILKNNDRSDNNMKFNIKDFLLTKEQMFLNRYPNSDSVDYINFDHIEYQKKQKQISNIKNYLLSTANSVCNANTEQNDEPNSADALASNTNTTYDTTSNTNHVQKKTFTNEHIEMYANILEKLIKVSSSTVLNEASKQEADSNEKVNQQNGETEQSADDNSKNLKYNGEDTDIVRDKENDETVDDNIIDAENQENKIEPALKTESNENCDINNFEFDLDNIFSIDCEMCETSGAHRELTKVTIVDAYMNIVYDSYVMPDNKITNYLTLYSGINENTLKGVHTKLSDVQKELKNIFNNKSILVGHSLENDLHALKIKHDYIVDTSVIYSNNNYGFLKPSLFNLSKKYLNITMARENGHNSIDDARISMFLALKKISEFDNTDFHFGFHPLPLFMDRNNYVNMTSNMICEKDVNRKYDKSMCIYDSKNKYIEEKISKHTLRNCFYCRCENDEECIENLVNNIKNENKIKNYIVILREYENLCNNKIYNCIKDSNNKSFNIEDNEKLFDIPTRVETNDILNNLSKNIELVYNNMKEHDVLILLSYSNNYLATEKVKDTLNLAKEIFYSDIINIEDKTKYLNEKIKNIEKYIKNKKESIHNIDKDTSYLEFTHLLHTYDLHILNYLHHHKNSDKNAYIMNSITSLKNTLCFNTKKKNYNGWFSLLLKG; encoded by the exons atgaaaaaaaaaagaaagttCTCAAAGCATGGACACAATGGGAATAAAAACACAGGAgattcaaaaaatgtaaaaagaaaaatagaTGAAGAAGAAATGAATGGAAAAGAAGGAGATAGTACAAAACTTCAAGTATCATTTTATGGAAATcgaaatattttacttaaagatattcaaaattttataataaacttaagaataaataaacatattttaaaaaataatatatttcaaataaaaaataatgaaaatataacaaatttaataattatggtTATACCTAATTTATcttgtacatatataagaGATATAACAACAGATAATGTTTTTAgtaaattacaaaaaaataataactttAGAAAAATTCAGTCTGAAGAAAATTGTGTAAAAAGTACCTATAGTAATCTTATTACTAAAATGTTAAGCATAccaatattaaaaaataatgatagaTCAGAcaataatatgaaatttaatataaaagatttcttattaacaaaagaacaaatgtttttaaatagaTACCCCAATTCAGACTCTGTagattatattaatttcgATCATATtgaatatcaaaaaaagcaaaaacaaatttctaacataaaaaattatttactcTCCACTGCCAATTCGGTATGCAATGCTAACACTGAACAAAACGATGAACCCAATTCAGCAGATGCACTTGCCTCAAATACCAATACTACATATGACACTACTTCTAACACTAATCatgtacaaaaaaaaacctTTACTAATGAACATATAGAAATGTATGCTAACATATTAGAGAAACTCATAAAGGTATCTTCTTCTACCGTACTAAATGAAGCATCTAAACAAGAAGCAGATTCAAACGAAAAAGTGAACCAGCAAAATGGCGAAACAGAGCAAAGTGCTGATGACAACTCAAAGAATTTAAAGTACAATGGAGAGGATACAGATATTGTACGTGATAAAGAGAATGATGAAACTGTAGATGACAATATTATAGATGCAGAGAatcaagaaaataaaatagaacCTGCTCTTAAAACCGaatcaaatgaaaattgtgatataaacaattttgaatttgatttagataatatttttagtatAGATTGTGAAATGTGTGAAACATCAGGAGCACATAGAGAACTTACAAAAGTTACAATAGTCGATgcatatatgaatatagtATATGATTCATATGTTATGcctgataataaaataacaaattatttaacaTTATATTCAGgaataaatgaaaacacATTAAAAGGTGTTCATACAAAATTATCAGATGTACAAAAAGaacttaaaaatatatttaataataaatcaatACTTGTTGGTCATTCTTTAGAAAATGATTTACATGCATTAAAAATCAAACATGATTATATTGTTGACACATCAGTTATATattctaataataattatggcTTTTTAAAGCCATCTCTATTTAAtctttcaaaaaaatatttaaacatTACTATGGCAAGAGAAAATGGACATAACTCGATCGACGATGCGCGAATAAGTATGTTCCTCGCCCTGAAAAAG ATTAGTGAGTTCGACAACACCGATTTCCATTTCGGGTTCCACCCCCTCCCTTTATTTATGGatagaaataattatgtaaatatgaCAAGCAATATGATTTGTGAAAAGGATGTAAATcgaaaatatgataaaagtatgtgtatatatgactctaaaaataaatatattgaagAAAAGATTTCAAAACATACATTACgaaattgtttttattgtcgatgtgaaaatgatgaagaatGTATAGAAAATcttgtaaataatataaaaaatgaaaataaaataaaaaattatatagtCATATTAAGAGAATATGAAAACTTAtgcaataataaaatttataattgtataaaagattcgaataataaatcttttaatattgaagataatgaaaaacTGTTTGATATCCCAACAAGAGTTGAAacaaatgatatattaaataatctaagtaaaaatatagagcttgtttataataatatgaaagaacatgatgttttaattttactaTCATATAGTAATAACTATTTAGCTACTGAAAAAGTTAAAGATACTTTAAATCTAgcaaaagaaatattttattcagatataataaatatagaagataaaacaaaatatttaaatgaaaaaattaaaaatattgaaaaatatattaaaaataaaaaagaaagtatacataatatagaCAAAGATACATCCTATTTAGAGTTTACCCATTTATTACATACCTATGATTTACATATCcttaattatttacatcaccataaaaatagtgacaaaaatgcatatataatgaattcAATCACAAGTTTGAAAAATACCTTATGCTTCAATacgaaaaagaaaaactaCAATGGCTGGTTTTCCCTCCTTCTCAAGGGGTAG